From one Bacteroides intestinalis DSM 17393 genomic stretch:
- a CDS encoding sulfatase family protein: MKNLQSGLLYSLTGAAAVASLTSCSSQKKAEEQKQYNIVYIMTDDHTAQMMSCYDHRYMETPNLDRIAADGVRFTNSFVANSLSGPSRACMITGKHSCANKFYDNTTCVFDASQQTFPKLLQQAGYETALIGKWHLESLPTGFNYWEIVPGQGDYYNPDFITQDNDTIQKHGYVTNLITDDAIDWMENQRDKNKPFCILIHHKAIHRNWLADTCNLALYEDKTFPLPDNFFDDYEGRPAAAAQEMSIAKDMDMIYDLKMLRPDKETRLKSLYEKYIGRMDEGQRAAWDKFYGPIIDDFYKKNPQGKELANWKFQRYIRDYMKTVKSLDDNVGRVLDYLKEKGLDDNTLVVYTSDQGFYMGEHGWFDKRFMYEESMRTPLIMRLPKDFRAKGDINEMVQNIDYAPTFLELAGVEVPEDIQGISLVPLLKGEKPSDWRKALYYHFYEYPAEHMVKRHYGVRTDRYKLIHFYNDIDEWELYDLQADPTEMRNIYGQPGTEEIIKDLKAQLTALQEQYNDPVRFSPERDKE, translated from the coding sequence ATGAAAAACCTACAATCAGGATTGCTTTATTCCCTGACCGGTGCTGCTGCCGTGGCATCCTTAACCTCATGTTCTTCTCAAAAGAAAGCTGAAGAGCAGAAGCAATATAACATAGTATACATCATGACGGATGACCACACAGCCCAGATGATGAGCTGCTATGACCACCGTTATATGGAAACACCGAACCTGGATAGGATTGCTGCCGATGGAGTACGCTTCACCAACAGTTTTGTAGCCAACTCGCTAAGCGGACCCAGCCGTGCCTGCATGATTACCGGCAAGCACAGTTGTGCCAATAAATTCTACGACAACACCACTTGCGTGTTCGATGCTTCACAACAGACATTCCCTAAACTCTTGCAACAAGCCGGTTATGAAACAGCCCTCATCGGCAAATGGCATCTCGAAAGTTTGCCTACCGGTTTCAACTATTGGGAGATTGTGCCCGGACAAGGCGATTACTATAACCCGGACTTCATCACCCAGGATAATGATACGATACAGAAACATGGCTATGTGACGAACCTCATTACAGATGACGCCATCGACTGGATGGAGAACCAACGGGATAAGAATAAGCCGTTCTGTATCCTGATCCACCACAAAGCCATTCACCGTAACTGGCTGGCAGATACCTGTAATCTGGCTCTGTATGAAGACAAGACTTTCCCCCTGCCGGATAACTTCTTTGATGATTATGAAGGGCGTCCCGCCGCTGCGGCACAGGAGATGAGCATTGCGAAAGATATGGATATGATTTACGACCTCAAGATGCTGCGCCCGGACAAAGAAACCCGGTTGAAATCTCTTTATGAGAAATACATCGGTCGCATGGATGAAGGACAACGTGCCGCATGGGACAAATTCTACGGGCCTATCATTGATGATTTTTATAAGAAGAATCCGCAAGGCAAGGAACTCGCCAACTGGAAGTTCCAACGTTACATACGCGACTATATGAAAACCGTGAAGTCTCTGGACGACAATGTGGGGCGTGTGCTGGATTATCTGAAAGAAAAAGGACTGGATGATAATACGCTCGTGGTTTATACTTCTGATCAAGGCTTCTATATGGGCGAGCACGGTTGGTTCGACAAGCGCTTCATGTACGAAGAGTCCATGCGTACCCCGTTGATTATGCGTCTGCCGAAAGACTTCCGGGCTAAAGGGGATATCAATGAAATGGTGCAGAACATTGACTACGCACCTACCTTCCTTGAACTTGCCGGAGTGGAAGTGCCGGAAGATATCCAAGGCATTTCCTTGGTACCGTTGCTGAAAGGCGAGAAACCGTCTGACTGGCGGAAAGCTTTGTACTATCATTTCTATGAATATCCTGCCGAGCACATGGTGAAACGTCATTACGGAGTACGCACCGACCGTTACAAGCTGATCCATTTCTATAATGATATTGATGAATGGGAACTGTACGACCTGCAGGCCGATCCCACGGAGATGCGTAACATTTACGGACAACCGGGAACGGAAGAAATCATCAAAGACCTGAAAGCGCAACTAACCGCATTGCAGGAACAATACAACGACCCTGTACGCTTTTCGCCCGAGAGAGACAAAGAGTGA
- a CDS encoding RagB/SusD family nutrient uptake outer membrane protein, whose protein sequence is MKKLTYYILSAVFAVCNLSSCLDEDPIYSQNSAVMFSSQSNAELALLGCYGYLTNSATYGQMMQEALIISSGFGWGQRNSNDDGRMLSLETPTSASPVKTVWNGLYKVVTEANAFLGSLEKSGLSESAKVQMGGEAKFLRGLAYYNLVMLFGDVPLKVIASSSDGIAASRAPKEEVFAQIIQDMKDASLIAAKSTDGRANSWAAKAFLGKVYYKMACLDIDAQANWQRAKEMFDDVYENGPYALEPKFGDLFGDFVMGSKEAIFQLNFSITSTVCFNRASNRFAPSQSTAGVAWGTYRATKAAYDLHEGTYPGDPRIELTFMKSWKTRGGNNQKDPKPMIGDVPTPNDSTYVYPYGTYFLADKDNNPLEPIMKNGEPVLDKGKKIGLLHVVKLPYADFPDPKNPSLEIIRNYVKTHGNSGPNATIVKMAKWYSTDGGSNKWPHFAKMYDQNQVGTASHKNLMVYRYAEMLLLMADVYNELGNTAKAVELANKVLGRARTSGLTPATQPADWSASLDQETVRTKLFFERIIELAGEPGTYEMPRIRGTKYFKMALELNNKHEFTIASNAQYFESGNIVWHDRVFNVTKEGGEGLSDNFVKKNMLMPIPDSEISANAGITNDDNNFGY, encoded by the coding sequence ATGAAAAAACTGACATATTATATTTTATCAGCTGTTTTTGCTGTATGTAACTTATCCTCTTGCTTGGATGAGGATCCTATATACTCTCAGAACTCTGCGGTGATGTTCAGTTCCCAGAGTAATGCGGAACTGGCTTTGTTGGGTTGCTATGGATATCTGACCAATAGTGCTACTTATGGCCAGATGATGCAGGAAGCACTTATTATCAGTTCCGGTTTCGGTTGGGGGCAACGTAATAGTAATGATGATGGTCGCATGCTGTCATTGGAAACTCCTACATCCGCCAGTCCTGTTAAAACTGTTTGGAATGGATTGTATAAAGTGGTTACGGAAGCAAATGCTTTCTTGGGAAGCCTTGAGAAAAGCGGCTTGAGTGAAAGTGCAAAAGTGCAGATGGGCGGGGAAGCCAAATTTTTGAGAGGATTGGCTTATTATAATTTGGTGATGCTGTTTGGCGATGTGCCTTTGAAAGTTATCGCCTCTTCTTCCGATGGTATTGCAGCTTCACGGGCTCCGAAAGAAGAAGTATTTGCACAGATTATCCAGGATATGAAAGATGCATCCCTGATTGCTGCAAAATCTACGGATGGACGTGCTAACTCCTGGGCTGCCAAAGCCTTCTTAGGAAAAGTGTATTATAAGATGGCCTGTCTGGATATTGATGCACAAGCTAATTGGCAGAGGGCTAAGGAAATGTTTGATGATGTGTATGAGAATGGGCCGTATGCACTTGAACCTAAATTTGGAGACCTGTTTGGAGACTTTGTAATGGGCTCTAAGGAAGCTATTTTCCAGTTGAACTTCTCTATCACTTCTACTGTTTGCTTTAACCGTGCCAGCAACCGTTTCGCTCCTTCCCAATCTACTGCAGGTGTTGCATGGGGAACTTACAGGGCAACTAAAGCTGCTTATGATTTGCATGAAGGTACCTATCCGGGTGACCCCCGTATTGAACTCACTTTTATGAAAAGTTGGAAAACCCGTGGTGGTAACAACCAGAAAGATCCGAAGCCGATGATTGGCGATGTGCCGACTCCGAATGATTCCACTTATGTATATCCGTATGGGACTTATTTCCTTGCGGACAAGGATAATAATCCTCTTGAACCTATAATGAAGAACGGAGAGCCCGTTTTAGATAAAGGTAAAAAAATAGGCCTGTTGCATGTTGTAAAATTGCCTTATGCAGACTTCCCGGATCCAAAGAATCCAAGTCTGGAAATCATCCGGAATTATGTAAAGACTCATGGAAACTCTGGACCTAATGCAACGATTGTAAAAATGGCAAAGTGGTACTCTACTGATGGAGGTTCGAATAAGTGGCCTCATTTCGCTAAAATGTACGATCAGAACCAGGTAGGTACTGCCAGTCATAAAAACCTAATGGTATATCGCTATGCCGAGATGTTACTGTTGATGGCTGATGTATACAATGAACTGGGAAATACGGCAAAAGCCGTTGAATTGGCAAATAAGGTGCTGGGACGTGCGCGCACTTCAGGCCTGACACCTGCTACCCAACCGGCTGACTGGTCTGCCTCTTTAGATCAGGAGACTGTGAGAACCAAGTTATTCTTTGAACGTATTATTGAACTTGCAGGAGAACCCGGTACGTACGAAATGCCTCGTATTCGTGGTACCAAGTACTTCAAGATGGCATTGGAACTCAATAACAAGCATGAATTTACGATTGCTTCCAATGCCCAGTATTTTGAATCGGGTAATATAGTATGGCACGACCGTGTGTTCAATGTCACAAAAGAAGGTGGAGAAGGTTTGTCGGATAACTTTGTAAAGAAGAATATGTTGATGCCAATACCTGACAGTGAAATCTCCGCTAATGCAGGCATCACTAATGATGACAATAACTTCGGCTATTAA
- a CDS encoding SusC/RagA family TonB-linked outer membrane protein, producing MRQKLFNVFLVCLFCLTAPAVAFAQQAIKVTGKVIDSTNEGVPGVNVSVKGGSLGTITDIDGNYKIDAPNSKSVLVFSFIGYEKQEVAVGNRTVINVTMKDDTQLLDEVVVVGYGTSRKGDLTGALTNMRPDANDAAKAMSIDGLLEGKVAGLVVSTASSTAGAAASVTIRGASSLRGDNQPLYVIDNVPQASTGEFGRSAISGDFQIAQDPLSSLNPADIEDITVLKDASSTAIYGSRGANGVILITTKKGKQGKTTVNLSATFTVANVTRLLDMVDLDEYAAYQNSRIGDGLYAYYKVGDEMRYVYNDALAKYDPNNPGTYKLIYYRDWQKEIYHSAFSQNYSVSVNGGSGKTTYYISANFKDINGTTKQTGWKQGDLRANLSAELSKTVKIDLSLSGALKQNDMMAGGNTLGGPTSAISRTALDYSPFEKPDDDPSLTNENKTNVFSWLNDYVDIADDKTFRGSLNLNWKISKFLSYSLRTGGNININNRKRWYGLQLYQGMNNDGYLAQSDMSRSNYSVENILNYNTKLGSIGTLDATAGVTYDEYHSLNKNVIGNHFTMFEFRENGLHMAGNTVYSSPSQNDYQLLSYLGRVNVNLYDKYLITASIRADGSSKFAKSNRWGYFPSGSVAWRMEQEEFLKDVSWLSQLKVRVSYGVTGNQSISPYSTFSMYGQSSGAPISYADGSGNQLTSMIVTNMANNSLKWEQTASWNFGVDFGFFKSRLSGTFDYYIKKTKDLLISRPLPGSSGFGSTYYNQGGLDNKGVEFSLNAQIIDTKDWKWSVGGNIGANKSKITDLGLLPSDWGCLGERIGYEGTALADQFGVANAFLQGEAPGLFWGYKTQGIVQAEDITSDGKVKYIKKDGTEGTYTKAVSAGDVKLVDMNEDGEINGKDRTIIGNPNPDFTYGFQTEVSYKSLSLKATFNGVQGRDIMNTGVRYNETPSKQANNITKKAFYGMWTAENPGNLYPSSLYVIENMVMDRYIEDGSYLRCSDITLSYILPKIWMKAIGIQNASISASVRNAFIITDYTGYDPEVNSFAFEGLRPGVDMSSYPNSRSFVFGLNVTF from the coding sequence ATGAGACAGAAACTATTTAATGTATTTCTTGTATGCCTGTTCTGCTTGACGGCACCTGCCGTTGCTTTTGCACAGCAAGCAATTAAAGTAACAGGTAAAGTAATTGACAGCACCAATGAAGGTGTACCCGGTGTCAATGTGTCTGTAAAAGGAGGCTCTTTAGGAACCATCACTGATATTGATGGTAACTATAAGATTGATGCTCCTAATTCTAAATCCGTATTAGTCTTTTCTTTCATCGGTTATGAGAAACAGGAAGTTGCTGTGGGTAACAGAACGGTAATTAATGTGACAATGAAGGATGACACACAATTGCTGGATGAAGTAGTTGTGGTAGGTTATGGTACATCCCGTAAAGGGGATTTGACGGGAGCATTAACCAATATGCGGCCTGATGCCAATGATGCCGCTAAAGCGATGTCTATTGACGGGCTGTTGGAAGGTAAAGTAGCCGGTTTGGTCGTTAGTACGGCTTCTTCCACTGCGGGTGCGGCTGCCTCGGTCACTATTCGTGGTGCCAGTTCACTGCGCGGTGACAACCAACCGTTGTATGTAATTGATAATGTGCCGCAGGCTTCTACGGGTGAATTCGGACGGTCGGCCATTAGTGGTGACTTCCAGATAGCCCAGGATCCTCTTTCTTCTTTGAATCCTGCCGATATTGAGGACATCACCGTTCTGAAAGATGCCTCTTCGACCGCTATTTACGGTTCCCGTGGTGCTAATGGGGTAATCTTGATTACGACGAAGAAAGGTAAACAAGGTAAAACTACGGTAAATCTTTCTGCAACTTTTACCGTAGCAAATGTTACCCGTCTGCTGGATATGGTAGATCTTGATGAATATGCTGCTTATCAGAACTCCAGGATTGGAGACGGACTCTATGCTTATTATAAAGTAGGAGATGAAATGAGGTATGTATACAACGATGCTTTGGCTAAATATGATCCTAATAATCCGGGAACATACAAACTGATATATTATCGTGACTGGCAAAAAGAGATTTACCACTCTGCATTCTCGCAAAATTATTCAGTATCGGTAAATGGCGGTAGTGGTAAAACAACCTATTATATATCTGCCAACTTTAAAGATATTAACGGTACGACGAAACAAACCGGTTGGAAGCAAGGTGACTTACGTGCTAACCTGAGTGCGGAACTTTCTAAAACAGTCAAAATAGATTTGAGTCTGAGTGGAGCTTTAAAACAAAATGATATGATGGCCGGAGGTAACACACTTGGAGGACCTACCAGTGCAATCTCTCGTACAGCTTTGGACTATTCTCCGTTTGAAAAACCGGATGATGACCCTTCTTTGACCAATGAAAATAAGACGAATGTATTCAGTTGGCTGAATGACTATGTGGATATTGCAGATGATAAGACCTTTAGAGGTAGTCTGAACCTGAACTGGAAGATCAGCAAATTCTTGTCATACAGTCTTCGTACAGGTGGTAATATCAATATCAACAATCGTAAGCGTTGGTATGGTCTGCAGTTGTATCAAGGTATGAACAATGACGGTTATCTGGCCCAGTCTGACATGAGTAGGAGTAATTACAGTGTGGAGAATATCTTGAATTATAATACAAAATTAGGAAGTATCGGTACTTTGGATGCTACGGCCGGTGTCACGTACGATGAGTATCATTCCTTGAATAAGAATGTGATTGGTAACCATTTTACTATGTTTGAGTTCAGAGAGAATGGGTTACATATGGCAGGCAATACCGTCTATTCCTCTCCTTCCCAGAACGACTATCAGCTTCTTTCTTATCTGGGTCGTGTGAACGTGAACCTTTATGACAAGTATCTGATTACCGCATCTATCCGTGCCGACGGTTCCAGTAAGTTTGCTAAGTCCAATCGTTGGGGATATTTCCCTTCCGGTTCGGTGGCCTGGCGTATGGAGCAGGAAGAATTCCTGAAAGATGTGTCTTGGTTGAGTCAGTTGAAGGTACGTGTCAGCTATGGTGTGACGGGTAATCAGTCTATCAGTCCGTATTCCACTTTCTCTATGTATGGGCAATCTTCCGGCGCTCCCATATCCTATGCTGATGGCTCCGGTAATCAGTTGACGAGTATGATTGTAACGAATATGGCAAACAACAGTTTGAAGTGGGAACAGACTGCTTCCTGGAACTTTGGTGTAGATTTCGGCTTCTTTAAATCCCGCTTGAGCGGTACGTTTGATTATTATATCAAGAAAACAAAGGATTTGTTGATTTCAAGACCTTTACCGGGTTCTTCCGGTTTTGGAAGCACTTACTACAATCAGGGTGGTCTGGATAACAAAGGTGTGGAATTCTCGCTGAATGCACAGATTATAGATACTAAAGATTGGAAATGGAGTGTAGGCGGCAATATTGGCGCCAATAAGAGCAAGATTACCGATTTGGGATTGTTGCCGTCCGATTGGGGATGTCTGGGAGAAAGAATCGGATATGAAGGTACAGCTTTGGCCGATCAATTCGGTGTGGCAAATGCATTTTTGCAGGGCGAGGCTCCGGGATTATTCTGGGGATATAAAACACAAGGTATTGTGCAGGCGGAAGATATCACGAGCGACGGTAAGGTGAAATATATTAAGAAAGACGGTACCGAAGGCACTTACACAAAGGCGGTTTCTGCCGGTGATGTTAAATTAGTGGATATGAATGAAGACGGTGAGATAAATGGCAAAGACCGTACAATCATTGGTAACCCCAATCCGGACTTTACTTATGGTTTCCAGACAGAGGTCTCTTATAAATCACTTTCGTTGAAAGCCACATTCAATGGCGTACAGGGAAGAGATATCATGAATACGGGTGTCCGCTACAATGAAACGCCGAGCAAACAGGCAAATAACATTACCAAGAAAGCTTTCTACGGCATGTGGACTGCTGAAAATCCGGGTAATTTGTATCCGAGCTCTTTGTATGTTATTGAAAATATGGTGATGGACCGTTATATCGAAGACGGCAGTTACTTGCGTTGTTCCGATATTACATTGAGCTATATATTGCCTAAAATCTGGATGAAAGCTATTGGAATCCAGAATGCATCTATATCTGCTTCTGTAAGGAACGCATTTATTATTACGGATTATACGGGATATGATCCTGAAGTAAATAGCTTTGCATTCGAAGGCCTCCGGCCAGGTGTGGATATGAGTTCTTATCCGAATTCCCGCTCTTTCGTGTTTGGTTTGAATGTTACTTTCTAA
- a CDS encoding Rpn family recombination-promoting nuclease/putative transposase: protein MVQKDRYIRFDWAVKRLLRNKANFGVLEGFLTVLLGEPIRIVEILESEGNQQRENDKFNRVDIKARNSKDEIIIVEVQNTREIYYLERILFGVAKAITEHIELGELYSQVKKVYSISILYFDIGKGNDYLYHGQNSFVGVHTGDFLEVTTKEKDAIVRKLPAEIFPEYFLIRVNEFNKVAVTPLEEWIEYLKTGIIRPDTKAPGLEEARRKLIYYNMDRAEQLAYDEHINAVMIQNDVLSTAAEEGREEGRQEGRQEGRQEGRQEGRQEGRQEEKIENARTMKSLNISSEVIHQVTGLPIKDIEEL, encoded by the coding sequence ATGGTACAGAAAGACAGATATATACGTTTTGACTGGGCGGTGAAGCGCTTGCTGCGCAACAAAGCCAACTTCGGCGTGCTCGAAGGCTTCCTCACCGTGTTGCTGGGCGAGCCTATCCGCATTGTCGAGATACTGGAAAGCGAGGGCAACCAGCAACGTGAAAACGATAAGTTCAACCGTGTGGACATCAAGGCGCGCAACAGTAAGGATGAAATCATTATCGTCGAGGTGCAGAACACGCGCGAGATATACTATCTGGAGCGCATCCTCTTCGGCGTTGCCAAGGCCATCACGGAGCATATCGAGCTGGGAGAACTTTACTCCCAAGTGAAGAAGGTATACTCCATCAGCATTCTCTATTTCGACATTGGCAAGGGCAACGATTACTTGTACCACGGTCAGAATTCCTTTGTGGGCGTGCATACGGGCGATTTTCTGGAGGTCACCACTAAGGAGAAGGATGCCATCGTGCGCAAGCTGCCTGCCGAAATCTTCCCCGAATACTTCCTGATTCGTGTGAATGAGTTCAACAAAGTGGCTGTCACCCCGCTTGAGGAGTGGATAGAGTATCTGAAGACCGGCATCATCCGCCCCGATACGAAAGCTCCCGGACTGGAAGAGGCACGCCGTAAACTGATTTATTACAATATGGACAGGGCGGAACAACTGGCGTATGACGAACATATCAATGCCGTAATGATTCAGAATGATGTGCTGAGTACGGCGGCGGAGGAAGGAAGAGAGGAAGGCAGGCAGGAAGGCAGGCAGGAAGGCAGGCAGGAAGGCAGGCAGGAAGGCAGACAGGAAGGCAGACAGGAAGAAAAAATAGAGAACGCCCGAACAATGAAATCTTTGAATATCTCCTCCGAGGTCATCCACCAGGTGACGGGTCTGCCTATCAAAGACATAGAAGAATTATAA